A single genomic interval of Hyphomicrobium methylovorum harbors:
- a CDS encoding NAD(P)/FAD-dependent oxidoreductase: MNVRCDELRATDLARGHSLPSEAMTLQPYWWMAAPRDTEISDALPAQTDVAIVGSGFTGLSAALTLLKRGRSVVVLERDVPGFGASTRNGGQIGSGNQKFRVKKLIELRGRRKAEELLREGTRMLDYIEHLISSENIECYFQRCGRFRGAMHPSHFEAMARDMEDLKSVAGVESFMVPKSEQHSEIGSDAFFGGSVLPNDASLHPGLYHQGLIDKVRSAGGVIVGHAEVFSIDETPEGFTVKTAKGDLRCRETIIATNGYTGGVVPELQRRIVPIGSALIATDEIPETLLAKLLPKNRVYGNTNRVFYYYRRAPSERRIIWGGRVGRLVDRASPSAFRHLARDMLHVFPELSDVKVTHGWDGLIGYTFDEVPHLGRTRQGIHYALGYCGTGVSRATYFGNKIALRLLGDPDGRTAFDDLTFPSFPLHPIAKHAVPVVETWYRVRDAMQK, encoded by the coding sequence ATGAATGTGCGATGCGATGAGTTGCGCGCTACGGACTTGGCGCGTGGCCACTCGTTGCCAAGCGAAGCAATGACGTTGCAGCCGTATTGGTGGATGGCCGCGCCGCGTGACACAGAGATATCTGATGCCTTACCGGCCCAGACGGATGTGGCGATTGTCGGTTCCGGTTTTACCGGTCTTTCCGCAGCTCTCACGTTGCTAAAACGTGGCCGGTCCGTTGTCGTGCTTGAACGCGATGTTCCGGGATTTGGAGCCAGCACGCGCAACGGTGGTCAGATTGGCAGCGGCAATCAAAAATTTCGAGTGAAGAAGCTGATAGAATTGCGCGGGCGCAGAAAGGCGGAAGAGCTTCTGCGTGAAGGCACGCGCATGCTCGACTACATCGAGCATCTCATATCGAGCGAAAACATCGAATGTTATTTCCAGCGTTGTGGCCGCTTTCGGGGCGCGATGCACCCGTCTCACTTCGAGGCCATGGCGCGCGATATGGAGGATTTAAAAAGCGTCGCGGGCGTCGAAAGTTTTATGGTTCCGAAATCCGAACAGCATAGCGAAATTGGATCGGACGCATTTTTTGGGGGTTCGGTTCTGCCCAACGATGCTTCACTTCATCCAGGCCTTTATCATCAGGGTCTTATTGATAAAGTAAGATCGGCCGGTGGAGTTATTGTCGGACACGCGGAGGTCTTCTCGATTGACGAAACTCCCGAGGGGTTCACCGTCAAGACGGCCAAAGGCGACCTCCGGTGTCGCGAAACAATTATCGCGACGAACGGCTATACGGGCGGCGTCGTCCCCGAATTGCAGCGCCGCATCGTGCCGATAGGGTCAGCCCTTATCGCGACCGACGAAATTCCCGAAACGCTGTTGGCGAAATTATTGCCCAAAAATCGGGTCTACGGAAATACAAACCGCGTCTTCTACTATTACCGTCGCGCGCCATCCGAGCGGCGCATTATCTGGGGCGGTCGCGTAGGTCGCTTGGTCGACAGAGCATCCCCGTCGGCATTCCGACATCTCGCGCGCGATATGCTTCATGTCTTTCCGGAGCTTTCGGATGTGAAGGTCACCCACGGGTGGGACGGCCTTATCGGATACACGTTCGATGAGGTTCCCCATCTTGGACGTACGCGACAGGGTATCCACTATGCGCTCGGCTATTGCGGTACCGGCGTTTCGCGAGCGACGTACTTTGGAAACAAAATCGCGCTGCGGCTTCTCGGCGATCCCGATGGCCGCACGGCGTTTGACGATCTGACGTTTCCGAGTTTTCCCCTCCACCCCATCGCCAAACACGCGGTCCCGGTCGTCGAGACTTGGTATCGCGTGCGCGACGCGATGCAAAAGTAA
- the glnT gene encoding type III glutamate--ammonia ligase: MNSLDHWNWRVSPGQQATPENLTIASAQQFLAQNNIRYVLAQFVDIYGVAKSKAVPVSHFEDILSDGVGFAGGGVFGMRLAPHEAEYMLVGDLSTLKLLPWAPGYARVMGTGTVGGKPHMMDTRNILKAQIDRLGQRGWTLNTGIEPEFSLLERRSDGEVRPLDDTDTLQKPAYDYRGLSRARTFLERVTESLQALDIDVYQIDHEDANGQYEINFKYADALTSADHVTLFKMAAAEIAHELGAICSFMPKPKSSMTGNGMHIHCSIVDEAGKNLFHDASDSSGMGLSKLAYSFTAGILEHAKALTALLAPSVNSYKRLVNGRTASGTTWAPVFVTYGDNNRTAMVRIPYGRIELRVGDSGMNPYLAQAALIAAGLDGVERNLDPGPPQNINFYALTPAAIAASNIDILPQSLSEALDALERSPLFKARLGADFIDEFISLKREEWLDYHRHVSDWETRRYLTFF, translated from the coding sequence ATGAATTCACTCGATCACTGGAATTGGCGGGTGTCGCCGGGACAACAGGCTACTCCGGAAAATCTGACCATCGCCTCCGCTCAGCAGTTCTTAGCGCAAAACAATATCAGGTACGTCCTGGCTCAGTTTGTCGACATCTACGGCGTCGCGAAAAGCAAGGCCGTTCCTGTGAGCCATTTTGAAGACATTCTGAGCGACGGTGTCGGCTTTGCCGGAGGGGGCGTGTTCGGCATGCGGCTTGCTCCGCATGAAGCCGAGTACATGCTGGTTGGCGATCTTTCTACTCTCAAGCTTTTGCCGTGGGCGCCCGGCTACGCTCGTGTGATGGGTACCGGCACTGTCGGCGGCAAGCCGCATATGATGGACACGCGCAATATCCTGAAGGCGCAAATCGATCGCTTAGGCCAGCGCGGCTGGACACTAAATACCGGAATCGAACCGGAATTCAGTTTGCTCGAGCGGCGATCGGATGGCGAGGTGCGTCCGCTCGACGATACCGACACCCTGCAAAAGCCAGCATACGATTATCGCGGACTATCACGTGCCAGAACATTTCTGGAGCGGGTGACCGAAAGTCTTCAGGCGCTTGATATCGACGTCTATCAGATCGACCATGAAGACGCGAATGGTCAGTACGAGATCAATTTTAAATACGCCGATGCGCTGACCTCCGCCGATCACGTTACGCTCTTCAAGATGGCTGCCGCCGAGATCGCACATGAGCTTGGCGCTATCTGCTCGTTCATGCCGAAGCCGAAGAGTTCGATGACCGGCAATGGTATGCATATTCATTGCTCGATCGTTGATGAGGCCGGAAAAAATCTATTTCACGACGCGTCTGACTCGAGCGGAATGGGCCTGTCAAAGCTCGCATACTCCTTCACTGCTGGAATTCTCGAGCACGCCAAAGCGCTCACCGCGCTGCTCGCGCCGTCGGTCAATTCCTACAAACGTCTCGTCAACGGACGCACCGCATCCGGAACGACATGGGCGCCGGTCTTCGTCACTTACGGGGATAATAATCGCACTGCCATGGTGCGCATTCCCTATGGACGTATTGAATTAAGGGTCGGCGATTCCGGCATGAATCCCTATCTGGCGCAGGCCGCACTCATTGCTGCCGGGCTCGACGGCGTAGAGCGCAATCTCGATCCCGGCCCACCTCAGAATATCAATTTCTACGCGCTGACACCTGCCGCCATCGCAGCAAGCAATATCGATATCTTACCGCAAAGCCTCTCGGAGGCGCTCGATGCGCTTGAGCGGAGTCCTCTTTTTAAAGCGAGACTAGGCGCCGACTTCATCGACGAGTTCATCTCGCTGAAGCGCGAGGAATGGTTGGATTACCATCGGCACGTCTCCGATTGGGAAACTCGACGATATCTCACCTTCTTCTAA
- a CDS encoding class II glutamine amidotransferase gives MCGIAGLFIKDTKLQPQLGSLLADMTSTLCSRGPDSAGFAIYSEPHSGRTKLTIAGPTKSYDIAKASKKLVEAIDNTALVTIRHSHAVVTLKSDDVLRAEGWLAEHFPEVSVVSSGQRLEIYKEVGYPDHVAKEFGIAKMSGSHGISHTRMATESAVTTNGAHPFSTGADQCLVHNGSLSNHASLRRDLRREGIKISTQNDTEVAAGYLTLQMKRGQSLEGALKSSLDDLDGFFTFVVGTESGFGVLRDPIACKPAVMAETDAYVAFGSEYKTLTCLPGIKGARVWEPKPATVYFWEHT, from the coding sequence ATGTGTGGAATAGCGGGTCTTTTCATCAAAGACACGAAGCTTCAACCGCAGCTTGGATCGTTGCTCGCCGATATGACGTCCACGTTATGTAGCCGAGGACCAGATTCCGCGGGCTTCGCGATCTATAGCGAACCGCACTCAGGACGGACAAAGCTGACAATTGCGGGGCCAACAAAAAGTTACGACATCGCCAAGGCCAGCAAGAAGCTCGTCGAAGCGATCGATAACACTGCGCTTGTCACGATACGTCACTCCCATGCGGTCGTGACGCTGAAGTCTGATGACGTGTTGCGCGCCGAAGGCTGGCTTGCTGAGCATTTTCCGGAAGTCAGCGTCGTGAGTTCCGGCCAGCGGCTCGAAATTTATAAAGAGGTCGGGTATCCCGATCACGTTGCCAAGGAATTTGGCATCGCAAAGATGTCGGGCAGTCACGGCATTTCACATACGCGCATGGCGACCGAGTCGGCGGTGACGACCAATGGTGCGCATCCCTTCTCAACGGGCGCCGACCAATGTCTCGTACATAACGGGTCTCTTTCCAACCATGCTTCGCTCCGAAGAGACTTGAGACGCGAAGGCATAAAGATCTCCACGCAAAACGATACCGAGGTCGCGGCCGGCTACCTGACTTTGCAGATGAAAAGGGGCCAGTCGCTCGAAGGCGCGCTCAAGTCGAGCCTCGATGATCTCGATGGATTTTTCACGTTTGTGGTCGGCACCGAAAGCGGCTTCGGCGTTCTACGCGATCCAATCGCCTGCAAACCTGCAGTGATGGCGGAAACCGACGCGTACGTCGCATTCGGCTCCGAATACAAAACTTTGACGTGCCTCCCGGGAATTAAGGGCGCGCGCGTGTGGGAGCCGAAACCGGCAACAGTTTATTTCTGGGAGCATACCTGA
- a CDS encoding protein glxC, whose translation MTSVDLAKTSVRELNAALHKLNKDTNDTLWTITNPNGEHAIAVGIDAPTTLNIDGNVGYYCGGMNKLANIVIDGSAGQGVGENMMSGRIHVKGDASQSAGATGRGGLLVVDGNASARCGISMKGIDIVVKGDIGHLSAFMGQNGRLVVFGEAGEALGDSLYEAHIFVRGPVASLGADCIEKDMRDEHKAELLELLKATGEAHKIDIAEFRRYGSARKLYNFNIDNAGAY comes from the coding sequence ATGACATCGGTTGACTTGGCAAAAACGTCAGTTCGGGAGCTCAATGCCGCGCTCCATAAGCTCAACAAAGATACGAACGACACGCTTTGGACGATCACAAATCCAAACGGCGAACATGCAATAGCCGTTGGCATCGATGCGCCAACGACGCTGAATATCGATGGCAACGTCGGATACTACTGCGGCGGCATGAACAAGCTGGCCAACATCGTCATCGACGGTAGCGCAGGACAGGGCGTCGGCGAAAACATGATGTCCGGCCGTATTCACGTCAAAGGTGACGCGAGTCAAAGCGCCGGAGCAACCGGTCGCGGCGGCTTGTTGGTTGTCGACGGCAATGCATCGGCACGTTGCGGCATCTCGATGAAGGGCATCGACATCGTCGTCAAAGGCGATATCGGACACCTCTCGGCATTCATGGGGCAGAACGGCCGGCTCGTCGTTTTCGGAGAAGCGGGCGAAGCACTCGGGGATTCTCTTTACGAGGCTCATATTTTCGTCCGAGGCCCCGTCGCCAGTCTCGGTGCCGACTGCATCGAGAAAGACATGCGCGACGAACACAAAGCCGAGCTTCTGGAGCTGCTCAAGGCCACTGGCGAAGCCCATAAAATCGATATCGCCGAATTCCGGCGATATGGGTCGGCACGCAAACTCTATAATTTCAACATCGATAATGCAGGAGCGTACTAA
- a CDS encoding FMN-binding glutamate synthase family protein gives MTKFERNWLPTPPRKSATFDDVTMAEIRRAAATGIYDIRGGGSKRRLPNFDDLLLLGASMSRYPLEGYREKCGTGVVLGTRFAKKPIELSIPITIAGMSFGSLSANAKEALGRGASLSGTSTTTGDGGMTPEERGQSKTLVYQYLPSRYGMNPDDLRKADAIEIVIGQGAKPGGGGMLLGQKISDRVAQMRQLPKGIDQRSACRHPDWTGADDLEIKIHELREITDWEKPIYLKVGASRPYFDVALAVKAGADVIVLDGMQGGTAATQEVFIEHVGIPLLSAIRPAVQALQDLGMHRKVQLIVSGGIRNGADVAKALALGADAVAIGTAALIALGDNDPKWEAEYKELGTTAGCYDDWHEGRDPAGITTQTPELMQRLDPIAAGRRLANFLKVMTLEAQTLARACGKNHVHNLEPEDLAALTIEASAMAGVPLAGSNWIPGLGSL, from the coding sequence ATGACCAAGTTCGAGAGGAATTGGCTCCCAACACCTCCTCGCAAATCCGCTACGTTCGACGATGTCACGATGGCGGAGATCCGCCGTGCCGCTGCGACCGGCATCTATGATATTCGCGGCGGCGGCTCCAAGCGCCGGCTTCCGAATTTCGATGATCTGCTGCTTCTCGGAGCGTCGATGTCGCGCTATCCCCTCGAAGGGTATCGCGAGAAATGCGGGACGGGCGTGGTGCTTGGAACGCGCTTTGCGAAAAAGCCCATTGAGCTGTCCATTCCCATCACGATTGCCGGCATGAGCTTTGGCTCTTTGTCTGCAAATGCTAAGGAAGCTCTTGGTCGCGGCGCATCCTTATCCGGCACATCGACAACGACGGGTGACGGCGGAATGACGCCGGAGGAGCGCGGCCAATCAAAAACGCTCGTCTATCAGTATTTGCCGTCCCGGTATGGCATGAACCCTGACGATTTGCGCAAAGCCGACGCGATCGAAATCGTCATTGGGCAGGGCGCGAAGCCAGGTGGCGGCGGCATGCTGCTCGGTCAGAAGATTTCCGATCGCGTGGCGCAGATGCGCCAGCTTCCCAAAGGTATCGACCAGCGATCCGCTTGTCGCCATCCTGACTGGACCGGTGCAGACGATCTGGAAATAAAGATTCACGAGCTGCGCGAGATAACGGACTGGGAAAAGCCGATCTACCTTAAGGTCGGCGCTAGTCGGCCCTACTTCGACGTCGCGCTGGCGGTGAAGGCTGGAGCTGACGTCATCGTTCTTGACGGCATGCAAGGCGGCACCGCGGCCACGCAGGAAGTATTTATCGAGCACGTCGGTATCCCGCTCCTCTCGGCCATTCGCCCGGCGGTGCAAGCGCTGCAAGATCTCGGCATGCATCGAAAGGTTCAGCTTATCGTTTCAGGCGGCATTCGAAATGGAGCCGACGTCGCAAAAGCTCTGGCACTCGGCGCCGATGCGGTGGCGATCGGAACCGCGGCCCTCATAGCGCTTGGCGACAACGATCCGAAATGGGAGGCCGAATACAAGGAGCTTGGCACGACGGCCGGCTGCTACGACGACTGGCACGAGGGCCGAGATCCGGCGGGCATCACGACGCAAACCCCCGAACTGATGCAGCGGCTCGATCCGATTGCCGCTGGACGGCGGTTAGCCAACTTTCTGAAGGTCATGACGCTCGAAGCGCAGACACTCGCGCGGGCGTGCGGCAAGAACCATGTCCACAATCTCGAGCCGGAAGACCTCGCGGCGCTCACGATTGAGGCCTCAGCAATGGCCGGGGTGCCTTTGGCTGGAAGCAACTGGATTCCCGGCTTGGGGAGCCTCTAG
- a CDS encoding helix-turn-helix domain-containing protein, producing MAKEKSGTKKQGDAKPSALELSQRRDHAHVPLEQRIGAVIKRHRLAANLTLSDLSVGAGLSSAMLSRIENGMATASLDSLERLCAAVGIGLSDLFRETDMTQGSAQLVKRSEQMEVVRVGTKYGHTYRLLSYDRGPRKLFEPFFIEMDKKSESYPRFSHPGAEFIYMLQGRMEYRFGDHTYLIEPGDAFTFSGNVVHGPEKLLDDRIKFIAIIMYGE from the coding sequence ATGGCAAAGGAAAAGTCTGGAACCAAAAAACAGGGAGATGCCAAGCCGTCGGCACTGGAATTGAGCCAGAGACGTGACCATGCCCACGTGCCGCTGGAACAACGGATCGGGGCTGTTATTAAGCGGCATCGCTTGGCCGCCAATCTCACGCTGTCTGACTTGAGTGTCGGAGCTGGCTTGTCGAGCGCCATGCTGAGCCGCATCGAGAACGGCATGGCCACCGCAAGCCTGGACTCCCTTGAAAGACTTTGTGCGGCAGTCGGCATCGGGCTCTCCGATCTCTTTCGGGAGACGGATATGACCCAAGGCAGCGCACAGCTCGTCAAACGCTCGGAGCAAATGGAAGTCGTTCGGGTGGGTACGAAGTACGGACACACCTATCGCCTCCTGTCTTACGATAGGGGACCCCGAAAACTTTTCGAACCCTTCTTCATCGAGATGGATAAGAAAAGCGAATCGTACCCACGATTTTCTCATCCTGGAGCGGAATTCATTTATATGCTCCAGGGGCGAATGGAATATCGCTTCGGAGATCACACTTATCTGATCGAACCGGGCGATGCTTTTACGTTTTCCGGCAACGTGGTTCACGGTCCGGAAAAGCTGCTCGATGATCGCATCAAGTTTATAGCGATCATTATGTATGGAGAGTGA
- a CDS encoding APC family permease, which yields MTLLTRAEEISPNPQSAEVGGLHRTINWKGAFWIASGVPALVMISIGGMGATAGKLAFLVWTVSVLMGLCQAYSYAEIAGLFANKSGGAAVYGAAAWLRYSKIIAPLSVWANWYAWTPVLSLGCTIAAGYILNAIAPLPVFTPESPEVLAWLHSAANAAAIDGKTTAEAAKIAIAALTEAGTPMLRSFTLANFSFFGLVNIEIGSTFFIGAALMLMAFAIQHRGVLGTARVQMWIGLMVIVPMLIVGIVPFFNGSVHSENYFPLMPPVGEWSNAGWTQLFGALFIAGWSTYAFETAVCYTREFKNPAVDTKKSIVSAGLLCVVLYSLVAATFQGYLGLDGMTSPGIVDGTGVAAAMGRMVGSGSTFVTHLLEMMMVMALILAIMMAMAGSSRTLYQGGLDGWLPKYLSHTNEHGAPTKAMWTDLVFNLGLLSFASSDTNAYYFILSISNVGYMIFIFLNLQSVWIHRIDSPDIPRPYRTPNWLVAVNVGLGFFNLLLMGAGAKVWGNPNALWYGIGFGLLILPVFFYRHYVQDKGQFPDHMLMDLGLKSQDLGARRAGMLPYLALAVGAGVVLFGHYYFQLPPA from the coding sequence ATGACGCTGCTCACGCGAGCTGAAGAAATAAGTCCCAATCCACAATCTGCCGAAGTCGGCGGTCTCCATCGCACCATTAATTGGAAAGGCGCATTCTGGATCGCTAGCGGCGTACCTGCGCTTGTGATGATTTCGATTGGTGGAATGGGGGCCACGGCCGGCAAGCTCGCGTTTCTGGTGTGGACCGTTTCGGTGTTGATGGGGCTGTGCCAAGCTTACAGCTACGCAGAGATCGCCGGACTATTCGCCAACAAATCGGGTGGCGCCGCCGTCTATGGCGCTGCTGCTTGGTTGCGCTACAGCAAAATCATCGCACCGCTGTCAGTCTGGGCCAACTGGTATGCTTGGACACCGGTGCTCTCCCTCGGCTGCACGATCGCGGCGGGATACATTCTGAATGCGATAGCGCCGCTTCCCGTTTTCACACCGGAGTCGCCGGAAGTTCTAGCCTGGCTGCATTCCGCAGCGAACGCTGCTGCCATTGACGGCAAGACCACAGCAGAAGCAGCCAAAATCGCCATCGCGGCGCTTACCGAAGCCGGTACGCCGATGTTGCGCAGTTTCACGCTCGCCAATTTCTCATTTTTTGGTCTCGTCAACATCGAGATCGGCTCGACCTTCTTCATCGGCGCGGCTTTGATGCTGATGGCGTTTGCGATCCAGCACCGCGGCGTTCTTGGGACGGCCCGCGTGCAGATGTGGATCGGCCTCATGGTCATCGTCCCGATGCTGATCGTTGGAATCGTGCCGTTCTTCAATGGTAGCGTTCACAGCGAGAACTATTTTCCGCTCATGCCGCCGGTCGGAGAATGGAGCAACGCCGGATGGACCCAGCTCTTTGGCGCCCTTTTCATCGCCGGATGGTCCACCTACGCCTTCGAGACGGCCGTTTGCTACACGCGTGAGTTCAAGAATCCGGCGGTTGACACCAAGAAATCAATCGTGAGTGCCGGACTCCTTTGCGTGGTGCTCTATTCGCTGGTGGCAGCGACGTTCCAAGGCTATCTCGGCCTTGACGGCATGACGTCACCCGGCATCGTGGATGGAACGGGCGTTGCGGCCGCGATGGGCCGGATGGTCGGCAGCGGATCAACGTTCGTCACACATCTTCTGGAAATGATGATGGTGATGGCCCTGATCCTCGCAATCATGATGGCGATGGCCGGTTCGTCTCGCACACTTTACCAGGGAGGCCTCGATGGGTGGCTCCCGAAATATCTTTCGCACACGAACGAGCACGGCGCGCCAACCAAAGCCATGTGGACCGATCTGGTCTTCAATCTCGGCCTACTCTCATTTGCGTCGTCAGATACGAATGCCTACTATTTCATCCTGTCGATCTCCAACGTCGGCTATATGATTTTCATCTTCCTGAATCTGCAGTCCGTGTGGATTCATCGCATCGATAGCCCCGATATTCCGCGGCCCTATCGTACACCCAATTGGTTGGTTGCCGTGAACGTGGGGCTCGGATTCTTCAACCTTCTGTTGATGGGTGCTGGCGCAAAAGTCTGGGGTAATCCGAATGCGCTCTGGTACGGCATCGGCTTTGGTCTCCTGATCCTTCCGGTATTTTTCTATCGGCACTATGTCCAAGACAAAGGTCAGTTTCCTGACCATATGCTGATGGATCTCGGTCTCAAGAGCCAGGATCTCGGGGCACGGCGCGCCGGCATGCTCCCCTACCTTGCGCTGGCGGTTGGCGCGGGCGTGGTCCTGTTCGGACACTATTACTTCCAACTTCCTCCTGCGTAA
- a CDS encoding TonB-dependent receptor domain-containing protein: MIKRYFALSGTLLLMPMSAFAQDAEPGLVEGSLPAVTVYSEKQAQQAKRKVAKKKSASKNSQSPAASAPNPSMSDADLSPVTSTGLGLDSQGVRPPSVTAQTVGGVIISDPTPGRVSSVSREGLNILGGAGQSSFYQAADIIPSVLVSSPDPFGLSNSRNINIGGKSDFHLSRNINGLPIMGIVGANDLYDLQNISRLDVYRGVIPADRSLGISNATGVIDQIILGPQDAPSVFAEQSFGSWNFNKTFARIDTGVLSTGTQLFISGSTASADKWSGGGDESRDSFALGLSQRIGSDLKVDFNAVYTKFDGNPYKALTFAQTKKLSANYGLDYDKTFDPTNPTNYYKFNKVSSEDYAFFANVDYRFAPGQHLVFKPYYWNNDGVQYNGLAPVKQVQIWRQQNDNLGGVLEYNGQFASGTDVTAGYWWQSLAPPPPPTDQRRFKISSTGELSFSNWNTIAKIDNFVINSPYVQVTQSLGSVTVSGGVRYMSLGAPDMHYYMTAGVPNGTLDDALSYPGLTEYGDAFVTARDYNEFLPNIAITKEFGNGWSTNFAYGRNFGRPDWGPQASNYISNRAAFQSRGVDLQDLVDNVRPEIADQFSAQLRYSGSGLTVVPGVFYSKHDNKQVKINDPALNNLAYFVGTGSSTEYGAELQASYNFGSQFFAFGSATLSSETFDGDTQTLSGGVPIATNGKQIPNTPKAMLKAGVTYTWNDLAFTPVVRIIGERYGDAQNLNKVPGYTVADFNVAYNVRQKFGFEEATLKLGVVNILDKQYISQISPNDTDLSSDAQYYVGAPRTFIGTVAVKF; this comes from the coding sequence ATGATAAAAAGATACTTTGCACTGAGCGGTACACTGCTTCTGATGCCGATGTCCGCCTTTGCGCAGGACGCGGAACCGGGTCTCGTCGAAGGATCGCTTCCGGCCGTCACCGTCTACTCGGAGAAGCAAGCTCAACAAGCGAAGCGCAAGGTCGCGAAGAAAAAGAGCGCTTCCAAAAATTCGCAGTCACCTGCGGCTAGCGCGCCAAATCCGTCTATGAGCGATGCTGATTTATCGCCAGTGACGTCAACCGGACTTGGGCTGGATAGCCAGGGTGTCAGGCCGCCGTCCGTTACGGCGCAAACCGTCGGCGGCGTGATCATCAGCGACCCGACGCCGGGCCGAGTGAGCAGCGTGAGTCGGGAGGGTTTGAACATCCTCGGCGGCGCCGGGCAATCGAGCTTTTATCAAGCTGCCGATATCATCCCATCTGTCCTGGTATCGAGCCCGGACCCCTTCGGTCTCAGCAATTCGCGGAACATCAATATCGGGGGCAAGTCCGATTTTCATCTTTCGCGCAATATCAACGGGCTGCCCATCATGGGCATCGTTGGTGCCAACGATCTCTACGATCTTCAGAACATCTCTCGGCTTGACGTGTATCGAGGCGTTATTCCTGCCGATCGAAGTCTCGGCATTTCAAATGCCACGGGTGTGATCGACCAAATCATTCTCGGGCCGCAGGATGCGCCATCCGTGTTCGCGGAGCAGAGTTTCGGATCATGGAACTTTAACAAGACCTTCGCGCGCATCGATACCGGCGTGCTTAGCACCGGTACACAGCTCTTCATTTCAGGTTCCACGGCAAGCGCCGACAAATGGTCAGGCGGCGGAGACGAGTCGCGGGATAGCTTTGCATTGGGTCTGAGCCAGAGGATCGGAAGCGACCTCAAGGTAGATTTCAATGCGGTCTATACCAAGTTCGATGGCAATCCCTATAAGGCGCTCACCTTTGCGCAGACAAAAAAACTCTCCGCCAACTACGGTCTGGACTACGACAAGACATTCGATCCGACCAACCCGACGAACTATTACAAGTTCAACAAGGTCAGCTCCGAAGACTATGCGTTCTTTGCAAACGTGGATTACCGCTTTGCGCCGGGCCAGCACCTCGTTTTCAAGCCCTACTACTGGAACAATGACGGCGTGCAGTACAACGGCTTGGCCCCAGTCAAGCAGGTGCAGATTTGGCGCCAGCAGAATGATAACCTTGGTGGCGTGCTCGAATATAACGGCCAGTTCGCGAGCGGAACGGATGTGACGGCTGGTTACTGGTGGCAGTCGTTGGCGCCGCCGCCGCCGCCAACCGATCAGCGTCGATTTAAAATTTCATCCACGGGCGAACTCAGTTTCTCCAACTGGAATACGATCGCGAAGATCGACAACTTCGTTATCAATAGCCCCTACGTTCAAGTTACACAGTCGCTCGGATCCGTCACGGTGTCGGGAGGCGTGCGCTACATGAGTCTCGGCGCGCCGGACATGCACTATTATATGACGGCCGGAGTTCCGAACGGCACGCTGGACGATGCCTTGTCATATCCAGGTCTGACTGAGTACGGCGACGCGTTTGTGACCGCGCGAGACTACAACGAGTTCCTGCCGAACATCGCGATTACGAAAGAATTCGGCAACGGGTGGAGCACGAACTTCGCTTACGGGCGCAATTTTGGCCGGCCTGACTGGGGACCCCAGGCGAGCAACTACATAAGCAACCGCGCGGCATTTCAGTCCAGGGGCGTCGATCTCCAGGATCTCGTGGACAATGTTCGGCCGGAAATCGCTGACCAGTTCTCCGCGCAGCTTCGCTATAGCGGCTCAGGATTGACCGTTGTTCCAGGCGTCTTCTATTCGAAGCACGACAATAAGCAGGTGAAGATCAACGACCCTGCCCTCAACAATCTCGCGTATTTCGTGGGAACGGGATCAAGCACGGAGTACGGCGCAGAACTGCAAGCGTCCTATAACTTCGGATCGCAATTCTTCGCGTTCGGATCGGCAACACTTTCGTCCGAAACCTTTGATGGTGACACCCAGACGTTAAGCGGCGGCGTTCCAATCGCGACGAACGGCAAGCAAATTCCCAACACGCCAAAAGCGATGTTGAAGGCTGGCGTTACCTATACGTGGAACGACCTCGCATTCACTCCTGTCGTTCGCATCATCGGTGAGCGGTATGGCGATGCGCAGAACCTGAACAAGGTGCCAGGCTATACGGTTGCCGATTTCAACGTGGCTTACAACGTTCGACAGAAGTTCGGTTTCGAAGAGGCAACGCTGAAATTGGGCGTCGTGAATATCCTCGACAAACAATACATCTCGCAAATATCGCCGAACGATACGGACTTGAGTTCGGATGCCCAGTATTACGTCGGTGCTCCTCGAACATTTATCGGGACCGTCGCGGTAAAGTTCTGA